From Drosophila yakuba strain Tai18E2 chromosome 2L, Prin_Dyak_Tai18E2_2.1, whole genome shotgun sequence, one genomic window encodes:
- the LOC6527684 gene encoding uncharacterized protein LOC6527684 isoform X10, whose translation MNKVELKHKNKDQGPCARVRKIRPINMGGNVEQRPWTPTVRIGRIAAETTNPGPATVQLPTLIGSKVPDSKKKAAPSYSFGHKLGGKYDTSGPGPAQYNVTGMRAKGRDYPRAATLQSRPKELTRFSNPGPGEYDVVPAAKAVIDATPKYTFGQRPVALKTFQIPAPNSYCPERVTQSKKNAPRYTFGRRTKIEHDQGTPAPGAYCPEKVKLNKTPEFSFGIKHHEQRPDYTPAPGTYKPEQVVLEHMPAYSFGLKTKHVHVSDTPAPGAYSPEKSRLHSTPAYSIAGKASHDVVDCTPAPGAYEPEKCVLSRTPAFSFGHRAELAKSSDTPAPGTYNPEKVRMDHTPAFTLSGRPETRSVSETPAPGSYAPEKYRNDRTPAFTFGGKHEQRLESSTPAPGDYCPEKVRHDHNPAFSFSGRHDLHKPSDTPAPGAYSPEKVRQDHTPAFSMAGKYTQKVSSDSPAPGDYCPEKVRLDHTPAYSFGVKSDPKVENSTPAPGDYHPEKVRQDHNPAFSFGGRPELQKPDYTPAPGAYFPEKVRLDHNPAFSMAGKHDSKISSDTPAPGDYSPEKVRQDTNLAYSFAGRHDLHKPSETPAPGAYSPEKVRLDHNPAFTMAGKYDQKILNGTPAPGDYSPEKCRLDHTPAYSFGGKNDPKVENHTPAPGDYHPEKVRLDHNPAFSFAGRHDLHKPSDTPAPGAYSPEKVRQDHNPAFSMAGKPVEKLTNGTPAPGDYCPEKVRLDHTPAYTFGGKNDPKVENNTPAPGDYHPEKVRQDHNPAFSFAGRHDLHKPSDNPAPGAYCPEKVRQDHNPAFSMAGKHSQKVANDTPAPGDYSPEKVRLDHTPAYTFGGKNDPRVENNTPAPGDYHPEKVRQDHNPAFSFAGRHDLQKPSDTPAPGAYFPEKVRQDHNPAFTMAGKHDPKVSNDTPAPGDYSPEKVRLDYTPSFTFAGKNIPKIENDTPAPGDYHPEKVRQDHNPAFSFAGRHDLQKPSDTPAPGAYSPEKVRQDHNPAFSMAGKHIEKITNGTPAPGDYCPEKVRLDYTPSFTFGSKNDPRVENNTPAPGDYHPEKVRQDHVPAFSFAGRHDLQKPSETPAPGAYSPEKVRQDHNPAFTMAGKHDPKVTNETPAPGDYSPEKVRLDHNPAFSFAGRHDLQKPSETPAPGDYFPEKVRQDFNPAFTFAGKHDPRSLSESPAPGDYSPEKVRLDHAPAFSFGGKHDPKAEHLHPAPCDYAPEKVRLDHTPAYTIAGRPAADPVSQTPAPCDYHPEQCQVDSTPAFTFGMRLGRERFSDTPAPSAYEPEKHSLHFTPAYSFGTKSDIRVTTDAPVRNNAECTTTTTNNNNAGSSTTTTTNHTNNNAGSSSTTTTTTTTTTKTFINGVEQPELQKKETTKQVNGTHKELKSAPPAPLSNGNVVSNGNHSKMVSTTTRMQEVAHAQKESGNLKVVASGKSDASATKAAAVSHQTVVHADGAIVSSGQSSRMQTVKYAVEASSVQEKIISS comes from the exons ATGAACAAG GTCGAGTTAAAACACAAGAACAAGGATCAGGGACCCTGCGCCCGGGTGCGTAAGATTCGTCCAATCAACATGGGCGGCAACGTGGAGCAGCGTCCTTGGACTCCAACTGTCAGGATTGGCAGGATCGCCGCCGAGACCACCAATCCAGGTCCAGCCACCGTGCAGCTTCCAACCTTGATCG GCAGCAAAGTTCCGGACTCGAAGAAGAAGGCCGCTCCCTCGTACTCCTTCGGGCACAAGTTGGGCGGCAAGTACGACACCTCCGGACCGGGTCCGGCGCAGTACAATGTCACGGGTATGCGGGCCAAGGGACGTGACTATCCCCGTGCAGCCACGCTGCAGAGCAGGCCCAAGGAACTGACGCGCTTCTCGAATCCCGGACCAGGGGAATACGATGTGGTGCCGGCGGCCAAGGCGGTGATCGATGCCACGCCCAAGTACACCTTTGGCCAGCGGCCGGTGGCGTTGAAAACCTTTCAGATACCAG CTCCGAATAGCTATTGCCCTGAAAGGGTCACGCAATCAAAAAAGAATGCGCCACGCTACACTTTCGGTAGACGAACTAAAATCGAACACGATCAGGGCACACCAG CTCCTGGCGCATATTGTCCGGAGAAGGTGAAGCTCAACAAGACGCCCGAGTTCAGTTTCGGCATCAAGCACCACGAACAGAGACCAGATTACACGCCAG CGCCTGGCACCTACAAGCCCGAGCAGGTGGTCCTTGAACACATGCCCGCCTACAGCTTCGGCTTGAAAACCAAGCACGTCCATGTCAGCGACACTCCAG CACCCGGTGCCTACAGCCCCGAAAAGTCCCGGCTGCACTCCACACCCGCGTATTCAATCGCCGGAAAGGCCTCCCACGACGTGGTCGATTGCACACCAG CACCCGGAGCATACGAACCCGAGAAGTGCGTCCTGAGCAGGACGCCAGCCTTCAGCTTTGGCCACCGCGCCGAGCTCGCCAAGTCCAGTGACACGCCCGCGCCGGGCACCTACAATCCGGAGAAGGTGCGCATGGACCATACGCCCGCATTCACCCTATCCGGCCGTCCGGAAACGAGATCCGTCAGCGAGACTCCGGCGCCCGGTTCGTATGCCCCGGAAAAGTATCGCAACGATCGTACGCCGGCCTTCACCTTCGGCGGTAAGCACGAGCAGCGACTCGAGAGCTCCACTCCGGCACCGGGCGACTACTGTCCCGAAAAAGTGCGGCACGATCACAATCCCGCTTTCTCATTCTCCGGCCGCCACGATCTGCACAAGCCCAGTGACACGCCCGCTCCGGGCGCCTACTCTCCGGAGAAGGTGCGACAAGATCACACTCCTGCCTTCTCCATGGCCGGGAAGTACACTCAAAAGGTGTCCAGCGACAGTCCGGCACCTGGGGACTACTGTCCCGAGAAGGTCCGCCTGGACCACACTCCCGCCTACAGCTTTGGCGTGAAGAGTGATCCAAAGGTAGAGAATAGCACTCCGGCGCCGGGTGATTATCACCCCGAAAAGGTTAGGCAGGATCACAATCCCGCGTTCTCATTCGGCGGTCGTCCCGAGCTTCAGAAACCAGATTACACTCCCGCACCTGGAGCCTACTTCCCGGAGAAAGTAAGGCTGGACCACAATCCAGCTTTCTCCATGGCGGGCAAGCATGATTCTAAGATTAGCAGTGACACACCTGCTCCTGGTGACTATAGCCCCGAGAAAGTCAGGCAAGACACTAACCTAGCGTACTCCTTTGCTGGCCGTCATGATCTCCACAAGCCCAGCGAAACTCCCGCACCAGGTGCCTACTCGCCGGAGAAGGTGAGGCTGGATCACAATCCAGCTTTCACGATGGCTGGCAAGTACGATCAGAAGATCTTGAACGGCACTCCGGCGCCGGGAGACTACAGTCCCGAGAAGTGTAGATTGGACCACACACCCGCCTACAGTTTTGGGGGTAAGAATGATCCCAAAGTAGAAAACCACACCCCGGCTCCAGGGGATTACCATCCGGAGAAGGTGAGGCTGGACCACAATCCAGCGTTCTCCTTTGCCGGACGCCATGACCTTCATAAGCCCAGTGATACTCCTGCTCCAGGAGCCTACTCGCCCGAGAAGGTACGTCAAGATCATAACCCAGCATTTTCCATGGCTGGCAAGCCGGTTGAAAAGCTGACTAATGGTACACCAGCTCCCGGAGATTACTGCCCGGAGAAAGTGCGCTTAGACCATACTCCGGCCTACACTTTCGGTGGCAAAAACGATCCGAAAGTGGAGAACAATACTCCTGCTCCCGGGGACTATCACCCCGAAAAAGTCAGGCAAGATCATAACCCAGCGTTCTCCTTTGCTGGTCGCCATGATCTCCACAAGCCAAGTGATAATCCCGCCCCTGGTGCCTACTGTCCGGAGAAGGTCCGTCAGGATCACAATCCGGCCTTCTCAATGGCGGGTAAGCACAGTCAAAAGGTCGCCAACGACACTCCAGCTCCGGGCGATTACAGTCCGGAAAAGGTGCGTCTAGATCACACACCTGCCTATACCTTTGGGGGAAAGAATGATCCCAGAGTGGAGAACAACACCCCAGCTCCAGGTGATTATCATCCCGAGAAAGTCAGGCAAGATCATAACCCAGCATTCTCCTTCGCTGGCCGTCATGATCTCCAAAAACCTAGCGACACTCCTGCTCCTGGAGCCTATTTTCCTGAAAAAGTCAGACAGGATCATAATCCTGCCTTCACAATGGCTGGCAAGCATGATCCTAAGGTTTCCAATGATACTCCTGCCCCGGGCGACTACAGTCCCGAGAAGGTGCGTCTAGATTACACACCTTCCTTCACCTTTGCTGGtaaaaatattcccaaaatTGAGAACGATACCCCAGCTCCAGGTGACTATCATCCCGAGAAGGTTAGACAAGATCACAATCCTGCCTTTTCCTTTGCGGGTAGGCACGATCTTCAGAAGCCCAGTGACACTCCTGCTCCAGGAGCATACTCGCCGGAGAAGGTGAGGCAAGATCACAATCCCGCATTCTCCATGGCTGGTAAGCACATTGAGAAGATTACCAATGGCACGCCAGCTCCAGGTGACTACTGTCCCGAGAAGGTTCGTTTAGATTACACTCCCTCTTTCACATTTGGGAGCAAGAATGACCCTCGGGTGGAGAACAACACACCGGCGCCAGGAGATTACCATCCCGAAAAGGTTAGGCAAGATCATGTACCCGCATTTTCCTTCGCCGGCCGTCATGACCTCCAGAAGCCCAGTGAGACTCCTGCTCCCGGAGCTTACTCCCCCGAGAAAGTTAGGCAAGATCACAATCCCGCCTTTACAATGGCCGGCAAGCATGACCCAAAGGTGACCAATGAGACCCCGGCACCAGGTGACTACAGTCCCGAGAAGGTAAGGCTAGATCACAATCCCGCCTTCTCCTTCGCCGGTCGCCACGACCTGCAGAAGCCGAGTGAAACGCCCGCACCCGGAGACTACTTCCCGGAGAAGGTCAGGCAGGACTTCAACCCGGCGTTCACCTTCGCCGGCAAACACGATCCCAGATCGCTGAGTGAATCACCCGCTCCCGGCGACTACAGCCCTGAGAAGGTGCGACTGGACCATGCACCCGCTTTCAGCTTTGGCGGCAAGCACGACCCCAAGGCGGAGCACCTTCATCCCGCGCCATGCGACTACGCCCCCGAGAAAGTGCGTCTCGACCATACACCCGCCTACACCATTGCAGGTCGTCCAGCCGCCGATCCCGTGAGCCAGACGCCGGCTCCCTGCGACTACCATCCGGAGCAGTGCCAGGTGGACAGCACGCCAGCGTTCACCTTCGGCATGCGACTGGGAAGGGAACGTTTCTCCGATACGCCAG CACCCTCCGCTTACGAGCCGGAAAAGCACTCACTGCACTTCACACCCGCCTACAGCTTCGGCACCAAGTCGGATATCCGCGTGACCACCGATGCCCCAG TACGCAACAACGCGGAATGCACCACCACAActaccaacaacaacaacgctggtagcagcaccaccacaaccaccaaccacaccaacaacaatgctggcagcagcagcaccaccaccacaacaaccaccaccaccacaaagACCTTCATAAACGGAGTGGAGCAGCCGGAGCTGCAGAAGAAGGAGACCACCAAGCAGGTGAATGGCACCCACAAGGAGCTTAAGtccgcaccaccagcaccactgAGCAATGGCAATGTCGTTTCCAATGGCAACCACTCGAAGATGgtcagcaccaccaccaggaTGCAGGAAGTTGCCCACGCACAAAAGGAGAGTGGCAACCTGAAGGTGGTGGCCAGCGGTAAGTCGGATGCCAGTGCCACCAAGGCGGCGGCCGTGAGCCACCAGACTGTGGTGCATGCGGATGGCGCCATCGTGAGCAGTGGCCAATCCTCCAGGATGCAGACGGTCAAGTACGCTGTGGAGGCGAGCAGCGTGCAGGAGAAGATTATCAG CTCCTAA
- the LOC6527684 gene encoding uncharacterized protein LOC6527684 isoform X4 has product MNKVELKHKNKDQGPCARVRKIRPINMGGNVEQRPWTPTVRIGRIAAETTNPGPATVQLPTLIGSKVPDSKKKAAPSYSFGHKLGGKYDTSGPGPAQYNVTGMRAKGRDYPRAATLQSRPKELTRFSNPGPGEYDVVPAAKAVIDATPKYTFGQRPVALKTFQIPAPNSYCPERVTQSKKNAPRYTFGRRTKIEHDQGTPAPGAYCPEKVKLNKTPEFSFGIKHHEQRPDYTPAPGTYKPEQVVLEHMPAYSFGLKTKHVHVSDTPAPGAYSPEKSRLHSTPAYSIAGKASHDVVDCTPAPGAYEPEKCVLSRTPAFSFGHRAELAKSSDTPAPGTYNPEKVRMDHTPAFTLSGRPETRSVSETPAPGSYAPEKYRNDRTPAFTFGGKHEQRLESSTPAPGDYCPEKVRHDHNPAFSFSGRHDLHKPSDTPAPGAYSPEKVRQDHTPAFSMAGKYTQKVSSDSPAPGDYCPEKVRLDHTPAYSFGVKSDPKVENSTPAPGDYHPEKVRQDHNPAFSFGGRPELQKPDYTPAPGAYFPEKVRLDHNPAFSMAGKHDSKISSDTPAPGDYSPEKVRQDTNLAYSFAGRHDLHKPSETPAPGAYSPEKVRLDHNPAFTMAGKYDQKILNGTPAPGDYSPEKCRLDHTPAYSFGGKNDPKVENHTPAPGDYHPEKVRLDHNPAFSFAGRHDLHKPSDTPAPGAYSPEKVRQDHNPAFSMAGKPVEKLTNGTPAPGDYCPEKVRLDHTPAYTFGGKNDPKVENNTPAPGDYHPEKVRQDHNPAFSFAGRHDLHKPSDNPAPGAYCPEKVRQDHNPAFSMAGKHSQKVANDTPAPGDYSPEKVRLDHTPAYTFGGKNDPRVENNTPAPGDYHPEKVRQDHNPAFSFAGRHDLQKPSDTPAPGAYFPEKVRQDHNPAFTMAGKHDPKVSNDTPAPGDYSPEKVRLDYTPSFTFAGKNIPKIENDTPAPGDYHPEKVRQDHNPAFSFAGRHDLQKPSDTPAPGAYSPEKVRQDHNPAFSMAGKHIEKITNGTPAPGDYCPEKVRLDYTPSFTFGSKNDPRVENNTPAPGDYHPEKVRQDHVPAFSFAGRHDLQKPSETPAPGAYSPEKVRQDHNPAFTMAGKHDPKVTNETPAPGDYSPEKVRLDHNPAFSFAGRHDLQKPSETPAPGDYFPEKVRQDFNPAFTFAGKHDPRSLSESPAPGDYSPEKVRLDHAPAFSFGGKHDPKAEHLHPAPCDYAPEKVRLDHTPAYTIAGRPAADPVSQTPAPCDYHPEQCQVDSTPAFTFGMRLGRERFSDTPAPSAYEPEKHSLHFTPAYSFGTKSDIRVTTDAPAPGHYHPEQCRLDSSPAYSFGLKTVPTASLPEPRGAYIEDRIVQRRERRLASPVRNNAECTTTTTNNNNAGSSTTTTTNHTNNNAGSSSTTTTTTTTTTKTFINGVEQPELQKKETTKQVNGTHKELKSAPPAPLSNGNVVSNGNHSKMVSTTTRMQEVAHAQKESGNLKVVASGKSDASATKAAAVSHQTVVHADGAIVSSGQSSRMQTVKYAVEASSVQEKIISS; this is encoded by the exons ATGAACAAG GTCGAGTTAAAACACAAGAACAAGGATCAGGGACCCTGCGCCCGGGTGCGTAAGATTCGTCCAATCAACATGGGCGGCAACGTGGAGCAGCGTCCTTGGACTCCAACTGTCAGGATTGGCAGGATCGCCGCCGAGACCACCAATCCAGGTCCAGCCACCGTGCAGCTTCCAACCTTGATCG GCAGCAAAGTTCCGGACTCGAAGAAGAAGGCCGCTCCCTCGTACTCCTTCGGGCACAAGTTGGGCGGCAAGTACGACACCTCCGGACCGGGTCCGGCGCAGTACAATGTCACGGGTATGCGGGCCAAGGGACGTGACTATCCCCGTGCAGCCACGCTGCAGAGCAGGCCCAAGGAACTGACGCGCTTCTCGAATCCCGGACCAGGGGAATACGATGTGGTGCCGGCGGCCAAGGCGGTGATCGATGCCACGCCCAAGTACACCTTTGGCCAGCGGCCGGTGGCGTTGAAAACCTTTCAGATACCAG CTCCGAATAGCTATTGCCCTGAAAGGGTCACGCAATCAAAAAAGAATGCGCCACGCTACACTTTCGGTAGACGAACTAAAATCGAACACGATCAGGGCACACCAG CTCCTGGCGCATATTGTCCGGAGAAGGTGAAGCTCAACAAGACGCCCGAGTTCAGTTTCGGCATCAAGCACCACGAACAGAGACCAGATTACACGCCAG CGCCTGGCACCTACAAGCCCGAGCAGGTGGTCCTTGAACACATGCCCGCCTACAGCTTCGGCTTGAAAACCAAGCACGTCCATGTCAGCGACACTCCAG CACCCGGTGCCTACAGCCCCGAAAAGTCCCGGCTGCACTCCACACCCGCGTATTCAATCGCCGGAAAGGCCTCCCACGACGTGGTCGATTGCACACCAG CACCCGGAGCATACGAACCCGAGAAGTGCGTCCTGAGCAGGACGCCAGCCTTCAGCTTTGGCCACCGCGCCGAGCTCGCCAAGTCCAGTGACACGCCCGCGCCGGGCACCTACAATCCGGAGAAGGTGCGCATGGACCATACGCCCGCATTCACCCTATCCGGCCGTCCGGAAACGAGATCCGTCAGCGAGACTCCGGCGCCCGGTTCGTATGCCCCGGAAAAGTATCGCAACGATCGTACGCCGGCCTTCACCTTCGGCGGTAAGCACGAGCAGCGACTCGAGAGCTCCACTCCGGCACCGGGCGACTACTGTCCCGAAAAAGTGCGGCACGATCACAATCCCGCTTTCTCATTCTCCGGCCGCCACGATCTGCACAAGCCCAGTGACACGCCCGCTCCGGGCGCCTACTCTCCGGAGAAGGTGCGACAAGATCACACTCCTGCCTTCTCCATGGCCGGGAAGTACACTCAAAAGGTGTCCAGCGACAGTCCGGCACCTGGGGACTACTGTCCCGAGAAGGTCCGCCTGGACCACACTCCCGCCTACAGCTTTGGCGTGAAGAGTGATCCAAAGGTAGAGAATAGCACTCCGGCGCCGGGTGATTATCACCCCGAAAAGGTTAGGCAGGATCACAATCCCGCGTTCTCATTCGGCGGTCGTCCCGAGCTTCAGAAACCAGATTACACTCCCGCACCTGGAGCCTACTTCCCGGAGAAAGTAAGGCTGGACCACAATCCAGCTTTCTCCATGGCGGGCAAGCATGATTCTAAGATTAGCAGTGACACACCTGCTCCTGGTGACTATAGCCCCGAGAAAGTCAGGCAAGACACTAACCTAGCGTACTCCTTTGCTGGCCGTCATGATCTCCACAAGCCCAGCGAAACTCCCGCACCAGGTGCCTACTCGCCGGAGAAGGTGAGGCTGGATCACAATCCAGCTTTCACGATGGCTGGCAAGTACGATCAGAAGATCTTGAACGGCACTCCGGCGCCGGGAGACTACAGTCCCGAGAAGTGTAGATTGGACCACACACCCGCCTACAGTTTTGGGGGTAAGAATGATCCCAAAGTAGAAAACCACACCCCGGCTCCAGGGGATTACCATCCGGAGAAGGTGAGGCTGGACCACAATCCAGCGTTCTCCTTTGCCGGACGCCATGACCTTCATAAGCCCAGTGATACTCCTGCTCCAGGAGCCTACTCGCCCGAGAAGGTACGTCAAGATCATAACCCAGCATTTTCCATGGCTGGCAAGCCGGTTGAAAAGCTGACTAATGGTACACCAGCTCCCGGAGATTACTGCCCGGAGAAAGTGCGCTTAGACCATACTCCGGCCTACACTTTCGGTGGCAAAAACGATCCGAAAGTGGAGAACAATACTCCTGCTCCCGGGGACTATCACCCCGAAAAAGTCAGGCAAGATCATAACCCAGCGTTCTCCTTTGCTGGTCGCCATGATCTCCACAAGCCAAGTGATAATCCCGCCCCTGGTGCCTACTGTCCGGAGAAGGTCCGTCAGGATCACAATCCGGCCTTCTCAATGGCGGGTAAGCACAGTCAAAAGGTCGCCAACGACACTCCAGCTCCGGGCGATTACAGTCCGGAAAAGGTGCGTCTAGATCACACACCTGCCTATACCTTTGGGGGAAAGAATGATCCCAGAGTGGAGAACAACACCCCAGCTCCAGGTGATTATCATCCCGAGAAAGTCAGGCAAGATCATAACCCAGCATTCTCCTTCGCTGGCCGTCATGATCTCCAAAAACCTAGCGACACTCCTGCTCCTGGAGCCTATTTTCCTGAAAAAGTCAGACAGGATCATAATCCTGCCTTCACAATGGCTGGCAAGCATGATCCTAAGGTTTCCAATGATACTCCTGCCCCGGGCGACTACAGTCCCGAGAAGGTGCGTCTAGATTACACACCTTCCTTCACCTTTGCTGGtaaaaatattcccaaaatTGAGAACGATACCCCAGCTCCAGGTGACTATCATCCCGAGAAGGTTAGACAAGATCACAATCCTGCCTTTTCCTTTGCGGGTAGGCACGATCTTCAGAAGCCCAGTGACACTCCTGCTCCAGGAGCATACTCGCCGGAGAAGGTGAGGCAAGATCACAATCCCGCATTCTCCATGGCTGGTAAGCACATTGAGAAGATTACCAATGGCACGCCAGCTCCAGGTGACTACTGTCCCGAGAAGGTTCGTTTAGATTACACTCCCTCTTTCACATTTGGGAGCAAGAATGACCCTCGGGTGGAGAACAACACACCGGCGCCAGGAGATTACCATCCCGAAAAGGTTAGGCAAGATCATGTACCCGCATTTTCCTTCGCCGGCCGTCATGACCTCCAGAAGCCCAGTGAGACTCCTGCTCCCGGAGCTTACTCCCCCGAGAAAGTTAGGCAAGATCACAATCCCGCCTTTACAATGGCCGGCAAGCATGACCCAAAGGTGACCAATGAGACCCCGGCACCAGGTGACTACAGTCCCGAGAAGGTAAGGCTAGATCACAATCCCGCCTTCTCCTTCGCCGGTCGCCACGACCTGCAGAAGCCGAGTGAAACGCCCGCACCCGGAGACTACTTCCCGGAGAAGGTCAGGCAGGACTTCAACCCGGCGTTCACCTTCGCCGGCAAACACGATCCCAGATCGCTGAGTGAATCACCCGCTCCCGGCGACTACAGCCCTGAGAAGGTGCGACTGGACCATGCACCCGCTTTCAGCTTTGGCGGCAAGCACGACCCCAAGGCGGAGCACCTTCATCCCGCGCCATGCGACTACGCCCCCGAGAAAGTGCGTCTCGACCATACACCCGCCTACACCATTGCAGGTCGTCCAGCCGCCGATCCCGTGAGCCAGACGCCGGCTCCCTGCGACTACCATCCGGAGCAGTGCCAGGTGGACAGCACGCCAGCGTTCACCTTCGGCATGCGACTGGGAAGGGAACGTTTCTCCGATACGCCAG CACCCTCCGCTTACGAGCCGGAAAAGCACTCACTGCACTTCACACCCGCCTACAGCTTCGGCACCAAGTCGGATATCCGCGTGACCACCGATGCCCCAG CACCTGGTCACTATCATCCGGAGCAGTGCAGGCTGGACAGCTCGCCAGCCTACAGCTTTGGCCTGAAGACCGTGCCCACTGCTTCGCTTCCAG AACCCAGAGGCGCGTACATCGAAGATCGCATTGTGCAAAGACGCGAACGCCGTCTGGCCAGTCCTG TACGCAACAACGCGGAATGCACCACCACAActaccaacaacaacaacgctggtagcagcaccaccacaaccaccaaccacaccaacaacaatgctggcagcagcagcaccaccaccacaacaaccaccaccaccacaaagACCTTCATAAACGGAGTGGAGCAGCCGGAGCTGCAGAAGAAGGAGACCACCAAGCAGGTGAATGGCACCCACAAGGAGCTTAAGtccgcaccaccagcaccactgAGCAATGGCAATGTCGTTTCCAATGGCAACCACTCGAAGATGgtcagcaccaccaccaggaTGCAGGAAGTTGCCCACGCACAAAAGGAGAGTGGCAACCTGAAGGTGGTGGCCAGCGGTAAGTCGGATGCCAGTGCCACCAAGGCGGCGGCCGTGAGCCACCAGACTGTGGTGCATGCGGATGGCGCCATCGTGAGCAGTGGCCAATCCTCCAGGATGCAGACGGTCAAGTACGCTGTGGAGGCGAGCAGCGTGCAGGAGAAGATTATCAG CTCCTAA